The proteins below are encoded in one region of Paeniglutamicibacter cryotolerans:
- a CDS encoding exodeoxyribonuclease VII small subunit, which translates to MSEAPNTDIAQMSYEQAREELVLAVSRLEAGGATLEQSLALWERGEALAARCESWLRGAQARLDAARGTDTDTDTEQ; encoded by the coding sequence ATGAGCGAAGCACCGAACACCGATATCGCGCAAATGTCCTACGAACAGGCCCGCGAGGAACTCGTCTTGGCCGTGTCCCGGCTCGAGGCCGGCGGCGCCACGCTGGAGCAGTCGCTCGCGCTGTGGGAGCGCGGCGAGGCGCTTGCCGCGCGCTGCGAGAGCTGGCTACGGGGGGCACAGGCCCGCCTGGACGCGGCCCGGGGCACCGACACCGACACCGACACCGAGCAGTAA